A stretch of DNA from Candidatus Bathyarchaeota archaeon:
CAAAAAGAGATTAGAATAGACGCTTATGTATGTTTAAAAATGGAACGCAGTTAATCGCTTTTAAAAGCTACTTTAAAAGTAACTAAGAAAAACCTGCAGAAGGCATGTACATGAAGAAGAAATTATTGGATTTCCTTACTGAAAAAGTAAGGGCGATTGTGAATAGCAAACTAGATAAGGATGCAAAACTTGAGGCTGTCTGTAAATTGCTTAGGGATAACATTCCCAATTATGATTGGGTCGGTTTCTATTTTGTAGACAGAGTAGGGCAAGATGAACTTATACTTGGCCCCTTTGAAGGAGAACCCACAGAACATCTGAGAGTACCATTTGGCAGGGGCATATGCGGTCAGGCAGCAGAGCTTAAAAAGACGTTTATTGTACAGGATGTTTCAAAAGAGACGAACTATCTCTCATGTAATCCCAAAGTAAAA
This window harbors:
- a CDS encoding GAF domain-containing protein, whose product is MYMKKKLLDFLTEKVRAIVNSKLDKDAKLEAVCKLLRDNIPNYDWVGFYFVDRVGQDELILGPFEGEPTEHLRVPFGRGICGQAAELKKTFIVQDVSKETNYLSCNPKVKSEIVVPIFKNGEIIGELDIDSHTLSPFTNEDKAFLEKICKIVSKLL